GAGTCCCACGGCCGGGGGCTGGTGTCCATAATGGAGGGGATGGTGGCCGGCCTGCCCCTGGGCCGGGAGGACATCCAGAGGGACCTGGCCCGGCGGAAGAAGGGTTTCGGCAGGGGTGCCCGCATGGCCATAGAAAAGGACCCGGTGGACATACTCTCCGGGGTAAGGCACGGCCTCACCCTGGGCAGCCCCATATCCCTGCTTATCCCCAACCGGGAGTGGCAGGCCTGGCAGGAGGTTATGGGTGTAGAAGCCCCGGCGAAGCCTGTGGAGCCCCTCACCCACCCCCGCCCCGGCCACGCCGACCTCCCCGGCTATCTCAAATATGGCTTCAAGGACACAAGACCGGTGCTGGAGAGGGCCTCGGCCCGGGAAACGGCGTCAAGGGTGGCCCTGGGGGCTATCGCCCGGAGGTTGCTGGGGGAGTTCGGCATGAATATCAGGAGCCACACCAGAGCCGTCGCCGGTATCACCGCCAAGAAGCTTTCCTGGCGGAGGGTGGAGGCCTCTCCCCTCCGCTGCGGCGACCCCGAGGCAGAGAAGGCCATGCTCCAGGCCATAGAGGAGGCCCTGGCCCAGGGGGACACGGTGGGGGGCGTCTTCGAGATGGTGGCCTCGGGGGTCCCGGTGGGGTTGGGCAGCTATGTCCAATGGGACCGCCGCCTGGATGCCCAAATTGCCGGGGCCACGATGAGCATCCCCTCGGTCAAGGGGGTGGATATAGGCCTGGGCTTTGGGGGGGCGGGGATGAGGGGCTCCCAGTTCCACGATGTCATTCTCCCGGGTTCCCTCCGCCGCAGGACGAACCGGGCGGGGGGAATTGAGGGTGGGATATCCAACGGCGAGGACATCGTGGTGCGGGCGGGGCTGAAGCCCATCTCCACCCTGGCCCACCCCCTGCCCTCGGTGGACCTCCAGACCGGTGAGGAGGCCCTCGCCCACTTTGAGCGCAGCGATGTCTGCGTTGTCCCCGCCGCCGGGGTGGTGGGGGAGGCGGTCCTGGCCCTGGTCCTGGCCCAGGCCTTCCTGGAGAAGTTCGGGGGCGATAGCCTGGAGGAGACCCGGCGCAACTTCAACGCCTACATCTCCTCCCTCCCGGGGGAACTGGGCAGGGCCTGAATTGACGGGCAATATCATCCTCATCGGCTTTTCCGCCACCGGCAAGAGCCGGGCGGCCCCCCTGGTGGCCCAGGCCCTGGGCTGGGAGGCCCTGGACACCGATGCCCAGGTGGAGAAGCTGGCCGGAAAGCCCATCCCCACCATCTTCGCCGAGGAGGGGGAGGCCCGCTTCCGGCAGTATGAGCGCCAAGTGCTCATGAAGGCCCTGGAGGGAGAAAAGAAGGTCATCGCCGCCGGCGGGGGGGCCATCCTGGACCCCAAGAACCGGGAGAGGGTGAGACAGCGGGGCTTTGTAGTCCTCCTTGAGGCCAGGCCCAGGACCATTCTGGAAAGACTCTCCCAGGACCCCAACAGCCGTCCCCTCCTCCAGGGCCCCGACCCCCTGGCCCGGATAAATGAGCTTAAGGCCAGAAGGGAGCCCTTTTACGCCTTCGCCCACCATACCCTGCCCACCGACCGCCTAACCCTGGAGGGGGTGGCCAGGAGGGTGGTCCGGGCCTACAGGGCCTGGACCACCCCTTCCGCCCTGGTGAGGACCCCCACCCGGACCTGCCCCATCTATGTGCGCTGGGGTGGGCTGGAAGGGCTGGGAGAATTGATGCGGGAAAGGGGGCTGGGGGAAAGGGCGGTGGTCATCAGCGATGTGGTCGCCTTTTCCCATCACGGGGAGAGGGTGATAGCCTCCCTGGAGGCAGCCGGCTTCCGCACTTTCCCCTACACCTTCCCCGCTGGAGAGGAGAGCAAGGGCCTGGAGACCGCCCGCCGAATATACGATTTCCTGGTGGACTATAGGGCGGAGCGGGGCTGGGCGGTGGTGGCCCTGGGTGGCGGGGTGGTGGGGGACCTGGCCGGCTTCGTGGCCGCCACCTACCTCCGGGGTCTCCCCCTGGTCCAGGCCCCCACCAGCCTGGTGGCTATGGTGGACGCCAGCATCGGCGGCAAGGTGGGCGTGAACCACCTCCAGGCCAAGAACCTCATCGGCGCCTTCCACCAGCCCCACTTCGTCCTGACCGACCCCTCCTGCCTCCTCACCCTGCCAAAAAGGGAGCTCGTCTCCGGCTTTGCCGAGGTGATAAAGCACGGCCTCATCCTGGACAAGCGGCTCTTCGCCTTCATGGAGGCCAGGGCCCCTGCCCTCCTTTCCCTGGAGCCACCCTCCCTCTCCCAGGCGGTGGCCTGGAGCGCCCGGATAAAGGCCAGGGTGGTGACCCGGGATGAGCGGGAGACGACGGGCCTCCGCACCCTCCTTAACTACGGCCACACCATAGGCCATGCCCTGGAGGCGGCCACGGGATACACCCGCTTCCTCCACGGCGAGGCCGTGGCCATAGGCATGACGGGGGCGGTCCGCCTCTCCCAGCACCTGGGCCTGGTGGGGGAAGAGGTGGTGAAAAGACAGGAGAGCCTCCTCCAGGCCTTCGGCCTGCCTACCGCCTGCCCCCGGCTATCCGCGGACAGGATTATTCAGGCCATGGAACTGGACAAAAAGGTCAGGGAGGCGGAGGTGCGCTGGGTCCTGCTGGAGGACATCGGCCGGGCCATCACCCCCCACCGGGTACCCCAGGAGGAGGTCCAGGCTGTCCTCCAGGAGCTGACAAAATGAGGGCGAGAACGCTATCCTGGCCGCCGGCCCTTGTCTGGTCGCGGTACCTGGAGGTGCTCAAGCCCCGGGAGACGGCCCTCCTCACCTTCATCGGGGCTATAGCGGGGCTGATGGCAGGGAGCCCTTCCTGGGACCGGCTTTTGCTGGTGGCCCTGACAGTGGGCCTGGGCAGCGCCGGGGTCAACGGCCTCACCAACTACCTTGACCGGGAGGTGGACGCCAGGATGGAGAGGACCCGCGGCCGGGCCTTGCCCTCCCTGGCCATCTATCCACCGGAGAAGGTCCTGCCCCTCTGCGGGGGGCTGGTGGCCCTGGCCCTGGCCCTGGCCTGGTATCTCCACCCCTGGGCCATGGCGGCCGGCCTCCTGGGCACTGCCAGCGCCCTGGTGGGGAGAAAGCGGGCCTTCACCCACCTCCTGGGGGGCATCTCCGGTTCTGCCCCGGTCCTGGTGGGCTGGCTGGGGGTAAACCCCAGCTTTACCCCCCTCCTGGGGCTCCTGGTCCTCCTCATCCTGGCCTGGGTGCCCCTCCATGTGTGGAGCCTCATGCTGGCGTGCAAAGAGGACTACCTGGGGGCGGGGGTGGGGACTTTCCCCCTCACCTGGGGAGAAAGGCAGGCCAGGGGGGTGCTCCTGGCCCTCGCCATCCTGATATATGGTCTTTCCCAGGCTATCTATCTGGTGGGCGGTTTCGGCAGGGGATATTTCATCGTGGCCACCGGGCTGGGCTGGCTCCTGGTCCTGGCCTCCTACGGGATGCTGGCCCTCCCACAGGGAAGGGGGGCCTGGCGGCTTTACAAGCTGGCCGCTTTCCCCTACCTGGGCCTCCTTTTCCTCACCCTGGGGCTCGACTCGGCGCTATAGATTGAAGGAGATGCAGATGAAGACGAGGTCCACGACCATTCTGGCAGTGAAGAGGGGGGGTGAGGTTGCCCTCGCCGGCGACGGACAGGTGACTGTGGAGGATATGGTCATGAAGCATACAGCCAAGAAGGTCCGCACCCTCTTCAGAGAACGGGTTATGGCGGGCTTCGCCGGTTCCGCCGCCGATGCCCTGACCCTCTTTGACCGCTTTGAAGGCCAGCTGGAAAAGCACAGCGGCCAGCTCAAGAGGGCTGCGGTGGAGCTGGCCAAGGAGTGGCGCACCGACCGTGCCTTGAGACGGCTTGATGCCTGGATGGTGGCGGCTGACGGGGAGCAGATCCTGGTCCTCTCCGGCCAGGGCGATATAATCGAGCCCGACGAGGATGTGGTAGGCATCGGCTCCGGCGGCGGCTACGCCCAGGCCGCCGCCACGGCCCTGTTGCGCCACACTGCCCTTTCGGCCCACGAGGTAGCCAGCACCGCCATGGAAATCGCCGCCGACCTGTGTATCTTTACCAACCGCAATATCACCGTGGTCACCCTTAAGAAGGGAGAGAGCCAGCAACCCTCCCTTGTTTGAATTCCGTATTGAGAAGGTCTGCCCTACCACCCGGGCCCGGGCCGGGAAGCTAGTCACCCCCCACGGCCCGGCCCCCACCCCCATCTTTGCCCCCGTGGGGAGCCAGGGCACGGTAAAGACCCTCACCCCTGATGAACTGCGAGAGCTGGGGACCCACATCCTCCTGGGCAATGCCTACCACCTCATGCTGCGTCCGGGGGTGGAGGTCATCCGGAAGATGGGGGGCCTCCACCGCTTTATGGGCTGGGACGGCCCCCTCATCACCGATAGCGGCGGCTACCAGGTCTTCAGCCTGGCCCGGTTAAGAAAGGTCTCCGATGAGGGGGCTTTTTTCCGCTCCCATATAGACGGCAGCGAGCATTCCCTTTCCCCCGAGAAGGCTGTCTCCGTCCAGGAGGCCCTGGGGGCGGATATAGCTATGGCCCTGGATGAGCCCCCAGCCCACGGCGTGGGCCGGGAGAAGGTGGATGAGGCCACCCGACGCACCCACCTCTGGGCCGGAAGGTGCCTGGCGGTCCACCGGCAGGGGGCCCTCTTCGGCATCGTCCAGGGGGGAGGTTTCCCCGAC
This genomic interval from Chloroflexota bacterium contains the following:
- the aroC gene encoding chorismate synthase, which encodes MRFLTAGESHGRGLVSIMEGMVAGLPLGREDIQRDLARRKKGFGRGARMAIEKDPVDILSGVRHGLTLGSPISLLIPNREWQAWQEVMGVEAPAKPVEPLTHPRPGHADLPGYLKYGFKDTRPVLERASARETASRVALGAIARRLLGEFGMNIRSHTRAVAGITAKKLSWRRVEASPLRCGDPEAEKAMLQAIEEALAQGDTVGGVFEMVASGVPVGLGSYVQWDRRLDAQIAGATMSIPSVKGVDIGLGFGGAGMRGSQFHDVILPGSLRRRTNRAGGIEGGISNGEDIVVRAGLKPISTLAHPLPSVDLQTGEEALAHFERSDVCVVPAAGVVGEAVLALVLAQAFLEKFGGDSLEETRRNFNAYISSLPGELGRA
- the aroB gene encoding 3-dehydroquinate synthase — encoded protein: MTGNIILIGFSATGKSRAAPLVAQALGWEALDTDAQVEKLAGKPIPTIFAEEGEARFRQYERQVLMKALEGEKKVIAAGGGAILDPKNRERVRQRGFVVLLEARPRTILERLSQDPNSRPLLQGPDPLARINELKARREPFYAFAHHTLPTDRLTLEGVARRVVRAYRAWTTPSALVRTPTRTCPIYVRWGGLEGLGELMRERGLGERAVVISDVVAFSHHGERVIASLEAAGFRTFPYTFPAGEESKGLETARRIYDFLVDYRAERGWAVVALGGGVVGDLAGFVAATYLRGLPLVQAPTSLVAMVDASIGGKVGVNHLQAKNLIGAFHQPHFVLTDPSCLLTLPKRELVSGFAEVIKHGLILDKRLFAFMEARAPALLSLEPPSLSQAVAWSARIKARVVTRDERETTGLRTLLNYGHTIGHALEAATGYTRFLHGEAVAIGMTGAVRLSQHLGLVGEEVVKRQESLLQAFGLPTACPRLSADRIIQAMELDKKVREAEVRWVLLEDIGRAITPHRVPQEEVQAVLQELTK
- a CDS encoding UbiA family prenyltransferase, which translates into the protein MRARTLSWPPALVWSRYLEVLKPRETALLTFIGAIAGLMAGSPSWDRLLLVALTVGLGSAGVNGLTNYLDREVDARMERTRGRALPSLAIYPPEKVLPLCGGLVALALALAWYLHPWAMAAGLLGTASALVGRKRAFTHLLGGISGSAPVLVGWLGVNPSFTPLLGLLVLLILAWVPLHVWSLMLACKEDYLGAGVGTFPLTWGERQARGVLLALAILIYGLSQAIYLVGGFGRGYFIVATGLGWLLVLASYGMLALPQGRGAWRLYKLAAFPYLGLLFLTLGLDSAL
- the hslV gene encoding ATP-dependent protease subunit HslV, with protein sequence MQMKTRSTTILAVKRGGEVALAGDGQVTVEDMVMKHTAKKVRTLFRERVMAGFAGSAADALTLFDRFEGQLEKHSGQLKRAAVELAKEWRTDRALRRLDAWMVAADGEQILVLSGQGDIIEPDEDVVGIGSGGGYAQAAATALLRHTALSAHEVASTAMEIAADLCIFTNRNITVVTLKKGESQQPSLV
- the tgt gene encoding tRNA guanosine(34) transglycosylase Tgt, whose translation is MFEFRIEKVCPTTRARAGKLVTPHGPAPTPIFAPVGSQGTVKTLTPDELRELGTHILLGNAYHLMLRPGVEVIRKMGGLHRFMGWDGPLITDSGGYQVFSLARLRKVSDEGAFFRSHIDGSEHSLSPEKAVSVQEALGADIAMALDEPPAHGVGREKVDEATRRTHLWAGRCLAVHRQGALFGIVQGGGFPDLRRESARHLASLDFSGYAIGGLSLGEPKEITWAMLDICTENLPPNKPRYLMGMGSPEDLVEGVARGVDLFDSALPTRVARNGGLYTSTGRIAIEKAEFREKEGPVEEGCPCYTCRNFSAAYLHHLFRAQELLALRLATLHNLTFYMRLMADMRTAILEENFALFRQEFLARYRPAPEDARLAQKQRWLKERL